In Lacrimispora indolis DSM 755, a genomic segment contains:
- a CDS encoding zinc metallopeptidase gives MYYGGMMGYYMDPTWILVIIGAVLSMVASARVNSTFNKYSKVRSMSGMTGAEAAKRLLTSQGIYDVQVRSVGGQLTDHYDPRTKTVNLSDSVYGSTSVAAIGVAAHECGHVMQDHTGYIPLKLRGAIVPAANIGSKAALPLIILGVIIGGIGSPLVNIGLILFSLAVIFQLVTLPVEFNASSRAVTLLGQVGILGDQELGYTRKVLGAAALTYVAALAATVLQLLRLVILFGGRRNDD, from the coding sequence ATGTATTATGGCGGAATGATGGGATATTATATGGATCCCACCTGGATCCTTGTTATCATCGGAGCAGTTTTGTCCATGGTGGCATCTGCAAGGGTAAACAGTACATTTAACAAATATTCAAAGGTGAGAAGTATGTCTGGAATGACCGGTGCGGAAGCGGCAAAGCGCCTTCTGACTTCCCAGGGCATTTATGATGTTCAGGTAAGGTCCGTAGGCGGGCAGCTTACGGATCATTATGACCCCAGGACCAAGACCGTGAACTTGTCTGATTCTGTTTACGGTTCTACCTCAGTTGCTGCAATCGGCGTTGCTGCACATGAATGCGGTCATGTTATGCAGGACCATACAGGCTACATTCCCTTAAAGCTTCGGGGGGCCATTGTTCCTGCAGCCAATATCGGTTCCAAGGCAGCGCTGCCCCTGATCATTCTTGGAGTTATCATTGGAGGAATCGGTTCTCCCCTTGTTAATATCGGGCTGATCCTGTTTTCTCTGGCTGTTATTTTCCAGCTGGTCACTTTGCCTGTGGAATTCAATGCATCCAGCCGGGCAGTCACTCTTCTCGGCCAGGTAGGGATCTTAGGAGATCAGGAATTAGGCTATACCAGAAAAGTGCTGGGCGCAGCGGCCCTGACCTATGTGGCGGCCCTTGCAGCCACCGTACTGCAGCTTTTAAGGCTGGTGATCCTGTTCGGAGGAAGAAGGAATGATGACTAA
- a CDS encoding Stp1/IreP family PP2C-type Ser/Thr phosphatase, whose product MKACAMTDTGRVRTANQDYVYAQAEPLGTLPNLFLVADGMGGHQAGDFASRYIAENLVDHLKQADSPGIVPLLREGILKVNGMLYQESMKNTELNGMGTTLVAAVIEDSTMYVANVGDSRLYLVRNRLQQITKDHSYVEELVSLGQLERGSRDYREKKNIITRAVGTEDKLEIDFFEVSLEPGDYVLMCSDGLSNMLEDAEMEEIICSELELPEKAEKLITVANDNGGKDNIAVVLIEPEIGREVSL is encoded by the coding sequence ATGAAGGCTTGCGCTATGACGGATACCGGAAGAGTCCGCACGGCCAATCAGGATTATGTCTATGCCCAGGCAGAGCCTTTGGGCACACTGCCCAATCTTTTTTTGGTTGCTGACGGCATGGGCGGTCATCAGGCCGGGGATTTTGCCTCCAGATATATTGCCGAAAATCTGGTGGACCACTTAAAACAGGCGGATTCGCCGGGGATTGTTCCGCTTCTTCGGGAGGGGATCTTAAAAGTCAACGGAATGCTTTACCAGGAATCCATGAAGAATACGGAATTAAACGGCATGGGAACGACCCTGGTGGCAGCAGTGATTGAGGATTCTACCATGTATGTGGCTAATGTTGGAGACAGCCGCCTGTATTTGGTGAGGAACCGGCTGCAGCAGATCACAAAGGATCATTCCTACGTGGAAGAGCTGGTGTCATTAGGCCAGCTGGAACGGGGAAGCCGGGATTACCGGGAAAAAAAGAATATTATAACAAGAGCGGTTGGTACAGAGGATAAGCTGGAGATTGATTTTTTTGAAGTCAGCCTGGAGCCGGGAGACTATGTGCTCATGTGTTCCGATGGACTCAGCAATATGCTTGAGGACGCTGAGATGGAAGAAATTATCTGCTCAGAACTGGAGCTGCCGGAAAAGGCAGAAAAATTAATTACAGTAGCCAATGACAATGGGGGGAAGGACAATATAGCTGTTGTTTTGATTGAACCCGAAATTGGCAGGGAGGTAAGCTTATGA
- the rpe gene encoding ribulose-phosphate 3-epimerase codes for MLKLAPSILAADFKILGQQVTEVAEAGAQYIHLDVMDGAFVPSISFGMPVIGSLKGCTDRVFDVHMMVEEPGRYINDMKEAGADLICVHAEACTHLDRTVNQIKEAGLKAGVALNPATPLSVLDFILPELDMVLIMTVNPGFGGQKFIPYTLDKVRALRQICRESHLETDIQVDGGVTCENVRELIEAGANVFVAGSAVFKGDAAANTKAFLKIFEEYEG; via the coding sequence ATGCTTAAACTTGCCCCTTCCATATTAGCGGCGGACTTTAAAATTCTTGGACAGCAGGTAACAGAGGTAGCGGAAGCAGGAGCCCAGTACATCCATCTGGATGTGATGGATGGAGCATTTGTGCCCAGCATTTCATTTGGGATGCCGGTGATCGGAAGCCTTAAGGGCTGCACAGACCGGGTATTTGATGTTCACATGATGGTGGAGGAACCTGGAAGGTATATAAATGATATGAAAGAAGCAGGAGCCGATCTCATCTGTGTCCATGCGGAAGCCTGTACCCATTTGGACCGCACCGTTAATCAGATCAAGGAAGCAGGGCTAAAGGCCGGAGTGGCTCTTAATCCGGCAACGCCCTTATCGGTCCTGGACTTCATTCTGCCTGAATTGGATATGGTTTTGATTATGACGGTAAATCCGGGCTTTGGCGGACAGAAGTTTATTCCATATACACTGGATAAAGTGAGGGCTTTAAGACAGATTTGCAGGGAAAGTCATCTTGAGACAGATATCCAGGTGGACGGAGGTGTGACCTGTGAAAATGTGAGGGAACTGATTGAAGCAGGCGCCAATGTATTTGTTGCCGGTTCAGCCGTATTTAA
- the pknB gene encoding Stk1 family PASTA domain-containing Ser/Thr kinase, with protein sequence MILRPGTFLQDRYEILDQIGSGGMSDVYKALCHKLNRPVAIKVLKEEFSSDSGFVGKFKMEAQAAACLSHPNIVNIYDVVDEGTLHYIVMELIEGITLKNYISKKGCLDVKEAIGVAISVAQGIAAAHEQGIIHRDIKPQNIIIARDGKVKVADFGIARAASSQTLSATAVGSVHYISPEQARGGYSDVRSDIYSLGITMYEMVAGRVPFQGDNTVTVALAHLEDPITPPSFYNENIPVGLENIILKCTEKKPEYRYGSMHEVISDLRKALVNPDGDFVQYNSQVDDSQTVIIGKPELEQIRSGRKVQADPAASRNVSRNQEQRPERRMEKNAGQQPGNGRNRKQDSEDDINPKIERLLTAAGIVVAILIVIVLIIVFSKVSGLFRSGSPKETESTAEISTEETLSDKKVKMTSVVGLATDIAEQKLKDNGGLYMKVSDYVFHDTIDKGDIVSQDPAEGTVIDKYSAVYVVVSKGPEHVAIDLTKLGLDKMDGVSAKAALEGNGLIVNVEQKNHDTVTTGYVISYSPSEAKEGETVTLVVSTGPALVNPVTVPNIAGQTHEVALEMLADVGLVAGTVTEAASETVPWGSVISQSLTADSQVEAGTSVDFVVSSGTAQQSKVKYLASIDKSYSLQNIIGPGSGSTQLTLKIQLRQSVNGKDEIRELMGPVTMTGDQMLPVSFKNIEGAYGVNSGTVEIVNVETGDVINSYSVTFIPVPQS encoded by the coding sequence ATGATCTTGAGACCGGGGACATTTTTACAGGACAGATATGAAATACTGGACCAGATTGGTTCCGGCGGGATGTCAGATGTGTATAAGGCCCTGTGCCATAAATTAAACCGCCCTGTCGCCATAAAGGTATTAAAGGAAGAGTTCAGTTCAGACAGCGGCTTTGTCGGTAAGTTTAAAATGGAGGCTCAGGCGGCTGCCTGTCTTTCTCATCCCAACATCGTAAACATTTATGATGTAGTGGACGAAGGAACCCTCCATTATATTGTTATGGAACTGATCGAAGGAATTACATTAAAAAATTATATTTCAAAAAAAGGCTGCCTTGATGTTAAGGAAGCCATCGGTGTGGCAATTTCTGTTGCACAGGGAATCGCGGCTGCCCACGAACAGGGCATCATACACCGGGATATCAAGCCTCAGAATATCATCATTGCCAGAGATGGAAAGGTAAAGGTAGCTGATTTCGGTATAGCCCGGGCTGCCTCTTCCCAGACCTTAAGCGCTACTGCGGTAGGCTCTGTCCATTACATATCGCCGGAACAGGCAAGAGGCGGTTACAGCGATGTCAGGAGCGATATCTATTCTCTGGGAATTACCATGTATGAAATGGTGGCCGGACGTGTTCCGTTTCAGGGAGATAATACGGTGACCGTTGCCCTGGCCCATTTGGAAGACCCCATAACACCGCCCAGTTTCTATAATGAGAACATACCGGTAGGACTGGAAAACATTATTTTAAAGTGCACCGAGAAAAAACCGGAATACCGTTATGGAAGCATGCATGAGGTCATATCCGATTTACGGAAAGCACTTGTCAATCCTGATGGGGATTTTGTCCAGTACAATTCCCAGGTGGATGATTCCCAGACGGTCATCATCGGAAAACCGGAGCTGGAGCAGATCCGGTCCGGCCGTAAGGTACAGGCAGATCCGGCGGCCAGCCGCAATGTCAGCAGGAATCAGGAGCAGAGGCCGGAACGACGCATGGAAAAAAATGCAGGCCAGCAGCCGGGCAACGGCAGAAACAGAAAACAGGATTCCGAGGATGATATCAATCCTAAAATCGAACGGCTTCTGACAGCGGCAGGTATTGTTGTGGCCATACTCATCGTGATCGTGCTGATAATTGTATTTTCCAAAGTGAGCGGTTTATTCCGTTCCGGTTCCCCTAAGGAGACCGAATCAACAGCAGAGATTTCTACGGAAGAAACCTTAAGCGACAAAAAGGTGAAAATGACCAGCGTTGTAGGTCTGGCAACGGATATTGCGGAACAGAAGTTAAAGGACAACGGCGGACTGTATATGAAGGTAAGTGATTACGTATTTCACGATACCATTGACAAAGGGGATATTGTGTCTCAGGACCCGGCAGAGGGCACAGTCATTGATAAGTACTCTGCTGTCTATGTTGTGGTCAGCAAGGGTCCGGAACACGTTGCCATTGACTTAACAAAGCTTGGCCTTGACAAAATGGATGGCGTTTCTGCAAAAGCAGCACTGGAAGGAAACGGCCTGATCGTCAATGTGGAGCAGAAGAATCATGATACTGTTACAACAGGATATGTGATCAGCTACAGCCCCTCCGAGGCAAAGGAAGGGGAGACCGTGACCCTGGTTGTAAGTACCGGCCCGGCTCTTGTAAACCCTGTAACCGTTCCCAATATTGCCGGTCAGACCCATGAAGTGGCCTTGGAAATGCTGGCTGACGTGGGACTGGTTGCGGGAACAGTGACAGAAGCTGCCTCCGAGACAGTTCCCTGGGGAAGTGTCATCAGCCAGTCCTTAACGGCAGACAGTCAGGTAGAAGCAGGAACCAGCGTGGACTTTGTGGTCAGCAGCGGAACAGCCCAGCAGTCCAAGGTTAAATATCTGGCTTCCATTGATAAATCTTATTCCCTGCAGAACATCATCGGGCCCGGCTCCGGCAGCACACAGCTTACCTTGAAGATACAGCTGAGGCAGTCGGTCAATGGAAAAGACGAAATCAGAGAGCTTATGGGACCTGTTACCATGACAGGAGACCAGATGCTTCCCGTATCATTTAAGAATATAGAAGGTGCTTACGGTGTTAACAGCGGAACCGTAGAGATCGTGAATGTGGAGACAGGCGATGTGATCAATTCATACTCCGTCACATTTATTCCGGTCCCCCAATCATAA
- the rlmN gene encoding 23S rRNA (adenine(2503)-C(2))-methyltransferase RlmN: protein MDKIDIKSLDMEKLTAFLVSIGEKPFRAKQLYEWMHRKLAADFNEMTNLPNSMKEKLLQLTELTSLTVVEEKISKIDGTRKYLFALSDGNVIESVLMKYKHGNSVCISSQVGCRMGCRFCASTLDGLERNLSPSEMLDQIYRIQKITGERVSNVVVMGSGEPLDNFDYLIQFIRLLTDENGLNISQRNITVSTCGIVPGILRLADEDLQITLALSLHAPNDEVRKTLMPVANRFPLKDVLDACQAYFEKTGRRLTFEYSLVSGVNDNLKEASALAALLKGQHGHVNLIPVNPIKERNYVQSDRKAIEAFKNLLEKNGINVTIRREMGRDINGACGQLRKSFLTESGKSPASNAKRIN, encoded by the coding sequence ATGGATAAGATAGATATAAAATCTCTGGATATGGAGAAACTGACAGCCTTTTTGGTGTCAATCGGAGAAAAACCATTCCGTGCAAAGCAGCTCTATGAGTGGATGCACCGGAAACTGGCGGCTGATTTTAATGAAATGACAAATCTTCCTAACTCCATGAAGGAGAAGCTGCTGCAGCTGACAGAGCTTACCTCCCTTACCGTTGTGGAGGAAAAGATCTCAAAAATAGATGGTACAAGAAAATACTTATTCGCTCTTTCTGATGGGAATGTGATTGAAAGCGTTTTGATGAAATACAAGCATGGAAACTCCGTCTGTATTTCATCCCAGGTAGGCTGCCGCATGGGCTGCCGGTTCTGTGCCTCTACCCTTGACGGCCTGGAAAGAAACTTAAGCCCGTCGGAAATGCTTGATCAGATATACCGGATCCAGAAGATCACCGGGGAACGGGTTTCCAATGTGGTCGTTATGGGTTCCGGAGAACCTTTAGACAACTTTGATTATCTGATTCAGTTCATCCGTCTTCTTACAGATGAAAACGGACTTAATATCAGCCAGCGCAACATAACGGTTTCTACCTGCGGCATTGTGCCCGGAATCCTTCGATTGGCTGATGAGGATTTACAGATCACCCTGGCTTTGTCCCTTCATGCGCCAAACGATGAGGTCAGAAAAACCCTGATGCCTGTGGCGAACCGTTTCCCTCTAAAGGATGTGCTGGATGCCTGTCAGGCGTATTTTGAAAAAACAGGGCGAAGGCTCACCTTTGAATACAGCCTGGTAAGCGGTGTCAACGATAATTTAAAAGAAGCTTCCGCTTTGGCAGCCCTGTTAAAAGGCCAGCACGGCCATGTGAATCTGATTCCGGTGAACCCTATTAAAGAACGCAATTACGTGCAGTCAGACCGGAAAGCCATAGAGGCATTTAAAAATCTTCTTGAAAAAAACGGAATAAATGTTACTATAAGAAGAGAAATGGGAAGGGATATTAACGGTGCCTGCGGGCAGTTGAGAAAAAGCTTTTTAACCGAATCAGGGAAGTCCCCCGCTTCAAATGCGAAGAGAATTAATTAG
- the rsmB gene encoding 16S rRNA (cytosine(967)-C(5))-methyltransferase RsmB yields MMTKETGSVGDSREIALDILLEILERGGYSHIILRQALNKYQYLNKPERAFISRIAEGTVEYLLQIDYIINSFSNTKVQKMKPVIRTILRMSVYQLLYMDRVPDSAVCNEAVKLAVKRKFTGLKGFVNGVLRNISRNKEGITWPDDSIRYSMPSWITSMWEETYGRETAVTMMESFLKNKKTIVRCNYAKASKEEILQSLRNQGAEVSESGISEAVLCIEKYDYLEGLEAFQKGFIQVQDLSSSFVGEIADPKKDDYVIDVCGAPGGKSIHIADKLDGTGMVEVRDLTLSKIDMVQENIKRCGFSNIRTKVQDALVLDPDSMDKADIVIADLPCSGLGIIGRKPDIKYRMTPEDLESLAALQREILSVVQAYVKPGGRLIFSTCTINRKENEENAQWFIDHFPFDCIDLKGKLGDKLASAAAKQEYIQLLPGIHPCDGFFIAAFQKR; encoded by the coding sequence ATGATGACTAAGGAGACCGGCAGCGTGGGCGATAGCAGAGAAATTGCGCTGGATATCCTCCTTGAGATCCTGGAGCGGGGAGGCTACAGCCATATCATCCTGCGCCAGGCCCTGAATAAGTATCAGTACTTAAATAAACCGGAACGGGCCTTCATTTCCAGAATAGCAGAAGGAACCGTGGAATACCTGCTTCAGATCGATTATATCATCAATTCCTTTTCCAATACAAAAGTACAGAAAATGAAGCCGGTGATACGCACCATTCTCCGCATGTCGGTATACCAGCTTCTTTATATGGACCGTGTTCCTGATTCAGCCGTGTGCAATGAAGCGGTAAAGCTTGCCGTAAAGCGTAAATTTACAGGATTAAAAGGCTTTGTCAACGGCGTGCTGAGAAATATTTCCAGAAATAAAGAGGGCATTACCTGGCCTGATGACTCCATCCGCTATTCCATGCCTTCCTGGATCACATCTATGTGGGAGGAAACCTATGGCAGGGAGACGGCAGTCACCATGATGGAATCCTTTTTAAAGAATAAAAAGACAATTGTCCGCTGTAATTATGCAAAAGCTTCCAAAGAAGAAATTCTGCAGAGCCTTAGAAACCAGGGAGCAGAAGTGAGTGAGTCCGGAATTTCAGAAGCTGTGCTTTGCATTGAAAAATATGATTATCTGGAAGGCTTGGAGGCATTCCAAAAGGGATTTATCCAGGTTCAGGATCTAAGCTCAAGTTTTGTGGGCGAAATCGCAGATCCGAAAAAAGACGATTATGTCATTGATGTCTGCGGTGCGCCGGGAGGAAAGAGCATCCATATCGCAGATAAGCTTGACGGGACTGGTATGGTGGAGGTCCGGGATTTAACCCTCTCCAAAATAGACATGGTCCAGGAAAATATAAAACGGTGCGGATTTTCAAATATCAGGACAAAGGTCCAGGATGCCCTTGTTCTTGACCCTGATTCCATGGATAAGGCGGATATTGTCATTGCTGATCTGCCCTGTTCCGGGCTTGGGATCATTGGACGAAAGCCTGATATCAAATACCGCATGACGCCGGAAGACTTAGAATCCCTGGCAGCTCTTCAGCGGGAAATATTGTCGGTTGTCCAGGCTTATGTAAAGCCGGGAGGACGGCTGATTTTCAGCACATGTACCATTAACAGAAAAGAAAATGAAGAAAATGCCCAGTGGTTCATTGATCATTTTCCCTTTGACTGCATCGATCTGAAAGGAAAACTGGGAGATAAGCTGGCTTCAGCCGCCGCAAAACAGGAATATATACAGCTTCTGCCGGGAATCCATCCATGTGACGGATTCTTTATTGCGGCATTTCAGAAAAGGTAG
- the rsgA gene encoding ribosome small subunit-dependent GTPase A, whose product MTGKILKGIAGFYYVHGGDETIYECKAKGIFRNKNVKPLVGDNVEFSVLDSVEKKGNIERILPRKNALVRPAVANVDQALVLFAITHPEPNLNLLDRFLVMMEVQELPVKICFNKIDLTENEKRLALRDIYEAAGYPVYFTSTYDNQGIQEIKELVHGRTTVLAGPSGVGKSSLTNLLYPQADMETATISEKIQRGKHTTRHSEIFGMGGDTYLMDTPGFSSMYMEDMECNRLKDYFPEFEPYEDGCRFLGCVHIGEKTCGVKDAVKEGKINRSRYENYRLLYQELKEKRRY is encoded by the coding sequence ATGACAGGAAAAATTTTGAAAGGAATTGCAGGCTTTTACTATGTCCACGGTGGGGACGAAACCATCTATGAATGCAAGGCAAAGGGTATTTTCCGTAATAAAAACGTGAAGCCTCTGGTTGGAGATAATGTGGAATTTTCCGTTCTGGACAGCGTGGAAAAGAAGGGGAACATCGAACGAATCCTGCCGAGGAAAAATGCCCTGGTCCGCCCTGCCGTAGCCAATGTGGATCAGGCGCTGGTACTGTTTGCCATTACCCATCCGGAGCCTAACTTAAATCTGCTGGACCGTTTTCTGGTCATGATGGAGGTTCAGGAGCTTCCCGTAAAAATCTGTTTCAACAAAATCGATTTAACTGAAAATGAAAAAAGGCTGGCTCTTAGAGATATCTATGAGGCAGCCGGTTATCCCGTTTATTTTACCAGCACCTATGACAATCAGGGAATCCAGGAAATCAAGGAGCTGGTGCATGGGAGAACCACGGTTCTGGCAGGACCTTCCGGAGTTGGAAAGTCCTCCTTAACCAACCTTCTTTATCCTCAGGCTGATATGGAGACTGCAACGATCAGCGAGAAGATCCAGAGAGGAAAGCACACCACCAGGCATTCGGAGATTTTTGGCATGGGAGGGGATACGTACTTGATGGATACGCCGGGATTTAGCTCCATGTACATGGAAGATATGGAATGCAACCGGCTGAAGGATTATTTTCCTGAGTTTGAGCCTTATGAAGACGGCTGCCGTTTTCTGGGCTGTGTGCACATTGGAGAAAAGACCTGCGGCGTAAAGGATGCTGTGAAAGAAGGCAAAATAAACAGGAGCCGATATGAAAATTACCGGCTTTTATATCAGGAACTAAAGGAGAAAAGGAGATATTAA